A stretch of Solea senegalensis isolate Sse05_10M linkage group LG10, IFAPA_SoseM_1, whole genome shotgun sequence DNA encodes these proteins:
- the ndrg4 gene encoding protein NDRG4 isoform X4, producing the protein MAGIKEQQFTEEKPLLPEQRGVDPDLETCEQLIPAGDWKEHDVETPHGMLHVVIRGAPKGNKPAILTYHDVGLNHKLCFNSFFNNQDMQEITKHFVVCHVDAPGQQSGASQLPHGFQYPTMDQLAGMLPTVVQHFGFKSIVGIGVGAGAYVLAKFSLLFPDLVEGLVLLNIDPNGKGWIDWAAAKLSGLTSNLPETVLPHLFSQEELVNNTELVQSYRHQINTTINQFNLQLFWNMYNSRRDLEMNRGGTVIHAKTLKCPVMLVVGDNAPAEEGVVECNSKLDPTNTTFLKMADSGGLPQLTQPGKLTEAFKYFLQGMGYIANVKDRRLSGGPVPSASMTRLARSRTASLTSAGSTEGNRSRACTHSDSTEGVATVSHTMEVSC; encoded by the exons GAAACCTGTGAACAGCTGATACCTGCAGGAGACTGGAAG gaACATGATGTTGAGACTCCTCATGGGATGCTGCACGTGGTGATCCGTGGAGCACCGAAAGGGAACAAGCCCGCCATCCTCACCTATCACGATGTGGGACTGAacc ACAAACTGTGTTTCAACTCGTTCTTCAACAACCAGGACATGCAGGAGATCACCAAGCACTTTGTGGTCTGTCACGTCGACGCCCCGGGTCAACAGAGTGGAGCCTCACAGCTGCCGCAtgg gTTCCAGTATCCCACCATGGACCAGTTGGCAGGGATGTTACCCACTGTGGTTCAACACTTTGg ATTTAAGAGCATCGTTGGAATTGGAGTTGGAGCTGGCGCTTACGTCCTGGCCAAGTTCTCC CTCTTGTTCCCGGACCTGGTGGAGGGTTTGGTTCTGCTCAACATCGACCCAAACGGCAAAGGCTGGATCGACTGGGCTGCTGCGAAG TTGTCAGGTCTGACCAGTAATTTACCAGAAACTGTGCTGCCTCACCTGTTCAGCCAG gaggagTTGGTCAACAACACAGAGCTGGTGCAGAGTTACCGGCACCAGATCAACACCACCATTAACCAGTTCAACCTGCAACTGTTCTGGAATATGTACAACAG TCGCAGAGACCTGGAGATGAATCGTGGTGGGACAGTGATTCACGCTAAGACCCTGAA GTGTCCTGTGATGCTGGTTGTGGGAGACAATGCTCCTGCTGAGGAGGGGGTG GTTGAATGCAACTCCAAACTGGATCCGACAAACACCACCTTCCTAAAG ATGGCCGACTCTGGTGGACTTCCTCAACTCACACAG CCAGGAAAACTGACAGAAGCCTTCAAGTATTTCCTGCAGGGAATGGGCTACA TTGCGAATGTGAAGGATCGGAGGTTGAGTGGAGGGCCAG tGCCGTCCGCCAGTATGACCCGCCTGGCTCGCTCCAGGACAGCCTCGCTGACCAGCGCCGGCTCCACGGAGGGGAACCGCTCCCGGGCCTGCACCCACTCTGACAGCACGGAGGGCGTGGCCACGGTCAGCCACACCATGGAGGTGTCCTGCtga